gaaaattgatatattttcatatttttcaatGTCTTTTCTCTcatttctttcttcattttggaagtgaattCAGTATGATAGTGAGGTTGTGTTTGATTTGGTGTATTGTTAAACTTAATATTGAATAGTTTAGAATagttttctttattattttttttttttttgataagaTAGTTTTCTTTATTATATAGTATAATGAAAAGTGCAAAACTATCAAACCAACAGAAATAGAGGATCATATATTCAACTTTTAAATTTCATTAAATTAGTTAAAAGGATATTAactatattaaaataaatcatatataatatttaatataatttataatttaaaataattaacagAGCTTTTAGTAATTAGctctaaaataataaagttcTAGTTCAATGGTATTCTCTCAAATCAATTGTACTTTTACTTTTAGTTACATAGTTGCTTAAGTTAGATTAGAATTATTAGTGATAGTGTGAAGATAACCGTTTGTTATAATGTAACATTTTATACAATATTGTACCAAACTTGGTGTGCTTTTATCCTAATACAGTTACAAAAATAATCTCTATAGTCGATCATGAAGTCAAGTCTGAATTTTTGTTTCGTTGTTGGATGTATAATCCATACTCCCGATTTATGCACTTGAGGATTGTTGAATTAACAATTGTTAAGCATTAATATTTGTCATGCCTGGATACTTATAAAATTTTGTAGGGATTGTCATTGTCAACTACTTGGGTATCAGAAAAACAGGCCTAAGTCTCAGGTCCCCATTGATACTTTGCCGCCAAAACCACCTGGTTTTGAAATACCGGTGGCATTGAACAAAAGTACCTATCCACATAGCACATTTGAGCAAGGTAACTGCTTATTTTAGAAACAAGATTTCCCGTTGCTAGCTTAACCACTATTATCCAAACTGATGATTTCTCATTGTGGTTCAAGTATCTCCTACTAAGAGGAAAGAGAGACATGGATCTATGGACCTTCATAAGATGAAAAAGCAAACAAGGGAACAGGATTTCTCAACAAGTGTTGGTTGCAATGATGAGAATATACAGGTCTGCATTATAATGTTGATTGTAATGTTTTGACTTTGGTTTGTTAATATTCATGCATGTTGTTTTAGGAAACTTTTTTATCCAAACATTTTCCAAGTTATTATTCTAATTACAATTAATACTACTCAAACAAAGAGTCTTTATATTCTAGTCATTTTTATCTTgtcctttattattattattatttggagAACTACTGTCATTTCTCTTTTTATTCCACTTGATTTCCTTCGATTTCATGCTCTGGCATTGTAAATCATTGAAATTTGTTTTAATGGTATTTCCACCCTTGCTTTTTGTGTAGGCTACTGCATGTTCTGAAGACCAGGAGGAAGACCAAGGCACTATACACTTGATACAAGTGAACACAGAACTCCATGCaaggtgaataaaaaaattttacttacATAGTCATTGCCAGCACTTGATTACTTGGAATGCAGTTATACAATTACTGGGATTGGCTTAAATCTTGTTGCCACATGCCATATTTATAATTCTTACCTTATCTGGAATTGAGCAACACCAATTGTTCTTGCCATGGCATCTAAAATATAGCATGGCAGCTCTATGATGCAAAAACTCATTCTCTTTATTCCCCTTCCCCTGCAGGTGTTTGGAATTTGAAAAGACAAATGAAGAACTTTGCCACAAGGTAATTAATTCTTACCCAGTTGTCAAGGGTACTGGGATACAATCAGAAAACTCCCTTTCAGTTTTCTTCCCTCTTTTTCATATTTATCAAAGGACGTTGCTGAATTTACATCTTAGTTTCACATAACCATCACCACAAAATATAGAGACAACACAGTGTAGCCGTAGCCCGTAGGGATCCAAAGTTTCTAGAGATGGCCCCGTAGTTTTGCCGttcatatattttttgtgttaatGTCTATCTATACACAATTGCCCCACTCAGTCGGTTGTTGTCAAAGTCTCTCTAACCCAGTTGTACAGAAAGCTCACATGAGAGGATTGAAATCTAGCCAATTTTTTCCAGTTTGTGCATTTATTTGGAATCTGTTAAATTTAGAACCTTCCATAGAATGAAAATCTTGTTGTTCGACCTTTTCAATTTTGACCATTCAAGAGGAATCATGATTTTACAGGTGACAGAGCTTAGAAGTAAAATTCAAGACGCTAAGCTTGAGTATAATAGCCTTTTGTCTCAAGTGCACTACCAGGACCTGATGCTAACATGTATTGTAGATGGTACACCTCCTGCAGCCTAGCTTTGTTTCTCCAGAATTTGTTTTTTGGTGGAAGGTTCTCTAGTTTGAAATGATGTTGTATGATATGGGGATGGATTCTTCATGTGAAAATATAAACATGGTCATGTGCAGATTTTTTTGGCCCCAATATAGCTCTCGCAAGAGAATATCATATATAGTGAAAGTTATGTGAGAGTTTAGCCCAGTCTATATAGATAACTATTTTTACCTGTAATTATATGAAAGTAAGATACATCCTAATATCTAGCTTTTTGTAGATATATGATACTGTGAGCTTTAAGTAATTAATGCCAATTCTACCATAGAAATTTTATTCTATAAAGGAGGATAGAGTTGAGCTTCTCTACCACTCCCCCTAAAgggattcctttggatccttacaAGTTACATTCTTATGTTTTTGTTGGATCATGTGAAACGGTTTGTACTAAATGCACATGGCTTTCTCATCTCTAGAAAAAATGTTTGGTTTTCTCATCGAATTCCAAGATCTTGATTTGGGTAACAGTTATGTTCTTAATTTCTTTGCATTCTTCATTTTCTGATCGAAAACTTGCCATGTTATTATTTGATGGAGTATTTCTTTGGTCTTTAAAATATTGAAATTGATATCACAGTTTTTTAAACAAGCTTTTGACACTTATTTAATActgctaaatcaagttgtcggCAACTATTATTGCTAATTTGCTATTCATCTTATTGGTGTAATGGTATCATGTTGATTTGGTGGAAATTTATTATACATCCAAGAAAATGTTAGTTTTGTTTaacctttttaaaattttagtttgagtttcctaaaattaaattatcataAATATTCAAGTATTAAAAACAATATCTATGGGGAACTAAAATATAAGGACTTACATTTTTGtataacaaagaaaaaagttAACAAACCTCAACTAAAgtttatttttaccaaaaacaGTTTAATATATTGAACATTATTATATTTAGGAACTATGGCGTGGGAAAATGATAGAGAAGACACAAATTTCGAATCAACAATGAATACATATAAACAATGGCGTATCAAACAATTTTTCACTAGTGTGTTTGAACTTGAAGTCAGCGTTTGATGATGTACCAGTACTGTTCCAGTGTTCCCGCTAACTAAAATGTTTAAAAACACAAACTTTGTgggaaaagaggaaaaaaactTATAGTTTATTTGTTCGTATTATCCACACCTTCCTGTTTGATATCAAAGAAGCATATtgctgctgttgttgttgcCATTGAATTATTCTTCTTATCTGGTGAAGGAATCAACCCAAAGGAGGAAGAGTTCATGTGCATGTTCCAATACTCACCATTCcctgttttattattattgttattagcACATTTTGCAGCAGTGCCACCATCTGAACTTGAAATGGAAACTTTCCTCCAATTgcaccatatcctcaacatgatgTAAATCATAACCAAACATATCACTGTGGAAGTGAAAACAATTGCTACTATGATTGCCGCCACTTGCATATTTGATAGCTGCATTTGCATTTTCCCCCGTGATGTGGAGCAGGGTACCAATGGTGGGCCACACAAGCCTTCATTTTTGAGGAATGAGCTTCTTGGGAACCCCGAAAATGTTGAGGGAATCTGGCCTTCAAGATTGTTGCTAGAAAGATTCACTACATGGAGGCTTGTGAGTTTTCCCAGTGATGAAGGAACCTTGCCTTGTAGCTGATTGAAAGAAAGATTTAGTCTTTCTAGCTTCATAAGGTTTCCAAGTGAAGATGGAATCTCACCGGTGAAGCGATTTTTACTCAAGTCTAAGATCACTTGCAATTCAGCAAGATCCCCTAGCTCTTCAGGTATGGAACCTGTCAAGAAATTCTCTGAGAGCCTGAGCTCATAAAGCTTGCTGCATTGCCGAATCATTGAGGGGATGCTGCCGGAGAGACTATTGCTTTGTAAGTTTAGAACATTGAGGCAAGTGAGATTTCCAATCTCTTGTGGGATTTCCCCTGAGAGATTGTTGTGATGCAGAGAGAGTTTAAGCAAATTTGAGCATTTACCAAGCTCAGAAAGCACCCTGCCATTGAAGTTGTTGTATGAGAGATCTAGCTCACCAAGTGTTTGTAAGATTGCCAACCATGGAGGCAGTTGGCCAGTGAACCTGTTATTACTCAGGAGCATGTGTTCGATTTTGTGAGAGTTCGAGAGTTGAGGTGACACATCTCCTGTTAAGTTGTTGAATGACAAATCGAGGAAGTTAAGCTCAGTAAGGTAGGAAAACTCTGAAGGAATGGCTCCGGTGAGATTATTGTATGCGAGCCGGAGACGGCTGAGGTTCAGGGAATTGCCTAATGTAGAAGGGATGGGACCTGAGAAGCTGTTGTTAGTCAAGTCCAGAATAGTTAGAGAATTTGAGCCAGTGAGAGGAGAGAAACTTCCACTGAACCTGTTGTGggaaaaatttatgattttgaGGTTCTTGAGAGCAAGAAGTGAACGAGGGAGAGGTCCTTCAAAGGAGTTGTTGTAAAGGGTAATTTTGAAGAGTTCTGAAAGATAACCGAATGTGGGTGGTATCGAACCAGACAAGCTGTTATCTGCTAATGCTAATATCTGAAGACTCTTACAGTACCCCATGCTTGGAGGGATTGGACCAGACAAGTCATTCTGCCTCAGATGAAGAACAACCAAGTCCTTAAGCTTGCCTATAGTTTCTGGAATCGGCCCGGTAAAGTGGTTTCCAAAGAAGTCGATTTCCCTTAAGCTTGTGCAGTTTGTTAACTCTCTCGCTATGGTTCCAGACATCTGGTTATCATAGAGGTAAATGGTGATCAATCTATGAAGCCTTCCGATCTCCACTGGGATTGTACCTGTGAAAGAGTTACCAAACaggaaaaggccttccaagctAGTAATATTTCCGATTTCCGCAGGTAAAGATCCAACAAAGCTGTTGTTGTTGAGCACAAGATCAGTGAGGTTCTGCAGCATGTCAAGGTTGGATGGAAGCTCTCCTTCAAAGCTATTGTCAGAAAGATCCAACTGTTGGATTGAGGAACAGTCGAGTAGCTCCAAGGGGAATTTTCCATACAGCATGTTTTGAGACAAGAAAAGCTGCTCAAGCTTTGAAGAATCTTTGAGGCAGAAGTTGCTTGGAATGCTACCAGTGAAAGCATTATCAGACAGAACCAGGGACACGAGATTCTGTAATTTGGTATTGAGGAGTGGTATTGGTCCCGAAAGGTTGTTTTCGGACAAGTCTAATGTCTGCAACTGGGTTAGACTGTTGAGCTCAGACGGGATTTCTCCATTGAGTTTGTTTCCAAGCAAATTCAGGTATGTCAAGTTGGAAAGATGACTCAGGGTTTTAGGAATTGACCCAGAGAGAGTATTGTTGGCaagattcaaaattttcaatgaTTTAAGAGAGCCTATAGAGGAGGGAATGTTCCCATCAAGCATGTTGTTTGATGCTGCAAAGTTTTCGAGCATTTCGCAGCCTTGAATATCTTCAGGTATGGTGCCACTAAAGCTGTTACTTtgcaaatcaagagaaaccAGATTCTTCAATTCACCGATCCTGAATGGTATGCTACCATTGAAGTTGCAGTAGCCTAATCCCAACACTGTCAACTTTGTTAAGTTAACAATACTAGATGCAATTTCACCTTCCAACATGTTGCCACCTATTCTAAGAACTTGCAAGTTCTTCAAATTACCTATCTCTAAAGGAATGTTCCCAGAGAGAGAATTTGAGTATAGGAGAAGTGTTGTTAGATTTTGAAGCTTAAAAAGCTTTGAAGGGATGGAGCCAGTAAGTGAATTTGAAGACAAGTCAAGTGTTTGAAGATATGAGAGGTGGTTAAACTCAACTGAGATGGAACCTGATATTCCTGAACCAGAAAGGTTCAGACCTATAGCATGTTCTTGATCAAGTGAACATGTTAGACCATTCCAGTTGCACATGTGAGTTGTTGGAGACCAGTTGCTCATGGCTTCTAATGGATCAACAAGTTCTGATTTGATTCTGAGAAGCCAATAGGAATCTGTTTCATTATTGGCCATACTAGAAACAAAATCAGTGCCAATTATGGCcagaaacagaaagaaatgGCTCAAACAAATGTAACCCATTGCACAGTGTTTTCCAATCGTAAGTTTCATTATGGAGATTCAGAAACCTTATCAACGGTTCAAATGGAATGCTATAAAGCTAAGAGATCCATTGTATGTGAAATTGTAGAGaataaagaaggaaaaagaTCAAGTTTAAGATGCTGAGTATGAAAATGAAAGTACTTAAAAAAGGAGAACATGATATGAAGGAAGAATAATGATGAAAACTGAAAAGTGCCAAAGATTCAAGTGCTATGAGGATGTGAGATCCACCTTTTAAAGTAGTTCTACTGAAGCAGCCATGCCTACTCTGTTTAAATAGAAGGTTGACACTTAATGGTACAGATAAATTGCATGGATGTGTTTGTGGTAAATGAAGGGCTTAACTTGTAATTTACATTTTCTAAAAAAGTATAGTTATTATTCCTTTCTAGCCTTTTAGTTTCACAAGGGATTTGGTGCCTCTCTCT
Above is a genomic segment from Arachis stenosperma cultivar V10309 chromosome 1, arast.V10309.gnm1.PFL2, whole genome shotgun sequence containing:
- the LOC130937996 gene encoding LRR receptor-like serine/threonine-protein kinase GSO1, which codes for MKLTIGKHCAMGYICLSHFFLFLAIIGTDFVSSMANNETDSYWLLRIKSELVDPLEAMSNWSPTTHMCNWNGLTCSLDQEHAIGLNLSGSGISGSISVEFNHLSYLQTLDLSSNSLTGSIPSKLFKLQNLTTLLLYSNSLSGNIPLEIGNLKNLQVLRIGGNMLEGEIASSIVNLTKLTVLGLGYCNFNGSIPFRIGELKNLVSLDLQSNSFSGTIPEDIQGCEMLENFAASNNMLDGNIPSSIGSLKSLKILNLANNTLSGSIPKTLSHLSNLTYLNLLGNKLNGEIPSELNSLTQLQTLDLSENNLSGPIPLLNTKLQNLVSLVLSDNAFTGSIPSNFCLKDSSKLEQLFLSQNMLYGKFPLELLDCSSIQQLDLSDNSFEGELPSNLDMLQNLTDLVLNNNSFVGSLPAEIGNITSLEGLFLFGNSFTGTIPVEIGRLHRLITIYLYDNQMSGTIARELTNCTSLREIDFFGNHFTGPIPETIGKLKDLVVLHLRQNDLSGPIPPSMGYCKSLQILALADNSLSGSIPPTFGYLSELFKITLYNNSFEGPLPRSLLALKNLKIINFSHNRFSGSFSPLTGSNSLTILDLTNNSFSGPIPSTLGNSLNLSRLRLAYNNLTGAIPSEFSYLTELNFLDLSFNNLTGDVSPQLSNSHKIEHMLLSNNRFTGQLPPWLAILQTLGELDLSYNNFNGRVLSELGKCSNLLKLSLHHNNLSGEIPQEIGNLTCLNVLNLQSNSLSGSIPSMIRQCSKLYELRLSENFLTGSIPEELGDLAELQVILDLSKNRFTGEIPSSLGNLMKLERLNLSFNQLQGKVPSSLGKLTSLHVVNLSSNNLEGQIPSTFSGFPRSSFLKNEGLCGPPLVPCSTSRGKMQMQLSNMQVAAIIVAIVFTSTVICLVMIYIMLRIWCNWRKVSISSSDGGTAAKCANNNNNKTGNGEYWNMHMNSSSFGLIPSPDKKNNSMATTTAAICFFDIKQEGVDNTNK